A single window of Mugil cephalus isolate CIBA_MC_2020 chromosome 1, CIBA_Mcephalus_1.1, whole genome shotgun sequence DNA harbors:
- the emd gene encoding emerin (Emery-Dreifuss muscular dystrophy): MSLSDKSDAEITSMLAEYGIKHGPIVDSTRKLYEKKLEKAMKSTSVKTSPDKTFYREEEEVTYITYRSPAKQGSLADNLKQRGTSEHYENEQVEFQEGSTFTSKTTNYRAVRSSNSRVSGKSGSCKLIGALLLLGVLAGVVYYAYDYVMNNGENPFRA; the protein is encoded by the exons ATGTCTCTGAGCGACAAAAGTGATGCGGAGATCACCAGCATGCTCGCTGAGTATGGCATCAAACATGGACCCATTGTTG ACTCCACTCGGAAACTGTACGAGAAGAAGCTTGAAAAGGCCATGAAGAGCACTTCAGTGAAGACGTCCCCTGATAAGACCTTTTACAGAGAGGAAG AGGAAGTCACCTACATCACATACCGCAGTCCG GCTAAACAGGGGAGTCTTGCTGACAa CCTGAAACAAAGAGGCACCAGTGAGCACTATGAAAACGAGCAAGTGGAATTCCAAGAGGGTTCAAC TTTCACCTCCAAAACAACCAATTACAGGGCGGTTCGATCATCCAACAGCCGGGTTTCGGGGAAGTCTGGGAGCTGCAAGCTGATTGGCGCGTTGCTGCTGCTGGGCGTATTAGCAGGGGTCGTCTACTATGCATACGACTATGTGATGAACAATGGAGAGAACCCTTTTAGGGCCTAG
- the las1l gene encoding ribosomal biogenesis protein LAS1L: MKKKSSEKRRHVVAWVNKAEWDQVLEYLYSREFALQRYALQRISAWKGRYANSSPVAVDCTSDLVRCQVLDRSGQLNGDDLVLLYGAALVRFVNLITERQQGKVARPLRRLAGNLNIPEWLVDLRHDFTHRKLPTLKCCRRGCKVALEWLQREYWSKQLGGSPDEDWELQSDGEDEETSLKRQEDELLARQKEMEAYNSARELLISYEKEQFHTFDATGSNDTSSWPSPFADMSWLLAEVKQFALESSDLLIDVMLEDGFLVPTAEQLDTLHCDTSDADSLAEPRLPQAFLRFWLPLLKILNSQAFIHLLLEKLFAELKLLSTEPNNHRVFYISAWTSEVILCNRNKFDFHFETKVQKKNRMKDKIFVNRIQLRWQQMLSACLDAPCISTPYLLRLILDDMEHPLPLGTRQRLLQLCSIYTQTTQLEFDTASEHKKQPIYTLDSLHEKLQRHHSHHWLSAADSERSDSSQEYRWADLQAEKAKLLRGSPWQVCTDKVLWKNYPLGKVPGQSDDPSCLMVEKYSTMTVFDQPVELESNTPGSVPGVPAPPRTAEGPLWNHGDINKLKAGLQLF; the protein is encoded by the coding sequence ATGAAGAAAAAGAGCTCGGAAAAAAGACGCCATGTGGTAGCGTGGGTCAACAAAGCTGAATGGGACCAGGTCCTGGAGTATCTTTACTCCAGGGAGTTCGCTCTGCAGAGGTATGCATTGCAGAGGATATCCGCGTGGAAAGGCAGGTATGCCAACAGCAGTCCCGTGGCCGTGGACTGCACATCCGACCTGGTCAGGTGCCAGGTGTTGGACCGATCGGGGCAGCTTAACGGAGACGATCTGGTCCTGCTTTACGGGGCGGCCCTGGTCCGGTTTGTCAATCTGATCACGGAGCGACAACAGGGGAAAGTGGCCCGACCACTGAGGCGGCTGGCTGGGAACTTGAACATCCCCGAGTGGCTCGTGGACCTGAGGCACGACTTCACACACAGGAAGCTCCCTACGTTGAAATGCTGCAGGAGGGGATGCAAGGTGGCTCTGGAGTGGCTTCAGCGGGAGTACTGGTCCAAGCAACTGGGAGGGAGCCCCGATGAGGACTGGGAATTGCAATCGGACGGAGAGGATGAAGAGACTAGCTTGAAACGGCAAGAGGATGAGCTCCTGGCAAGGCAAAAAGAAATGGAAGCCTACAACAGCGCCCGTGAACTTTTGATATCCTATGAGAAGGAGCAGTTCCACACTTTTGATGCGACTGGAAGCAATGACACGAGTTCGTGGCCCTCCCCCTTTGCAGACATGAGCTGGTTACTGGCTGAGGTCAAGCAGTTTGCGTTGGAGTCCAGCGATTTGCTCATCGACGTGATGCTGGAAGATGGATTCCTGGTACCTACGGCCGAGCAGCTGGACACGTTGCACTGTGACACCTCGGACGCTGACAGTCTCGCTGAACCCAGACTCCCTCAAGCCTTCCTGCGGTTTTGGCTGCCCCTGCTGAAGATACTCAACTCACAAGCCTTTATTCACCTCCTCCTCGAGAAGCTCTTTGCTGAGCTGAAGTTGCTCAGCACAGAGCCAAATAACCACAGGGTTTTCTACATTTCCGCCTGGACGTCAGAAGTCATCCTCTGCAATCGCAACAAATTTGACTTCCACTTTGAAACAAAGGtgcagaaaaagaacagaatgaAGGACAAGATTTTCGTAAACCGCATCCAGCTGAGGTGGCAGCAGATGCTCTCAGCGTGCCTGGATGCGCCCTGCATCAGCACGCCTTACTTGCTCCGCTTGATCTTGGACGACATGGAGCATCCCCTCCCCCTGGGGACCCGACAAAGGCTGCTCCAGCTGTGCTCCATCtacacacagaccacacagTTAGAATTTGACACGGCTTcagaacacaaaaaacagcccATATACACACTGGATAGCTTGCACGAGAAGCTGCAGCGACACCACAGCCACCACTGGCTTTCTGCGGCAGACTCGGAGAGGAGCGACTCTTCTCAGGAGTACAGATGGGCAGACTTGCAGGCGGAGAAAGCGAAGTTGCTCAGAGGTTCTCCGTGGCAGGTGTGCACCGATAAAGTCTTATGGAAGAACTACCCTCTTGGAAAAGTCCCCGGACAGTCGGATGACCCCTCTTGCCTCATGGTGGAGAAATACTCAACGATGACTGTCTTTGACCAGCCGGTGGAGCTGGAGAGCAACACGCCGGGCAGCGTCCCAGGAGTCCCTGCACCCCCCAGAACAGCTGAGGGTCCTCTTTGGAACCACGGTGACATAAACAAGCTGAAAGCTGGACTGCAGCTTTTTTAA
- the crebzf gene encoding CREB/ATF bZIP transcription factor isoform X1 codes for MITRRRGRTINNTHLQEVEVLDAVETVESLSSPSDGFPADDIDATGIELDDLFGIEDFKWSLERDGSSPLFDMELADLDLRATKDPDSGLEASTASSPERMTSGSNSKSKQSQSRHVINKNAIAARMNRLKKKEYVDNLEKKVGTLSTENNVLKQENSQLTKRVEELEDETRYLRAVLANESMLAQLLSRLSGVNGMKLSSSLFQGPDSNDHDYALPKKRVKVEEKETSGGVCLHVDKNHVSVEFCTKCAKSASTSLKIFF; via the exons ATGATCACCAGAAGAAGAGGCCGCACtatcaacaacacacacctgcaggaGGTTGAAGTGCTAGATGCAGTGGAAACCGTGGAGAGCCTCTCGAGTCCATCTGATGGGTTCCCAGCTGACGACATTGATGCCACTGGAATAGAGCTCGATGACCTGTTTGGGATCGAAGACTTCAAATGGTCACTAGAAAGAGATGGTTCGTCGCCGCTCTTCGATATGGAATTGGCCGACCTTGATCTGCGCGCCACCAAAGACCCCGACTCCGGACTGGAAGCATCAACGGCCTCATCACCGGAGAGAATGACGTCTGGCTCGAATTCAAAGAGCAAGCAAAGCCAGTCACGCCACGTGATCAACAAAAACGCCATTGCTGCCAGAATGAATCGTCTCAAGAAGAAAGAATACGTCGACAACCTGGAGAAGAAAGTTGGCACCCTCTCTACAGAAAATAATGTGCTCAAACAAGAAAATTCTCAGCTGACCAAGAGAGTGGAAGAGTTGGAAGATGAGACCAGGTACCTGAGGGCTGTGCTGGCCAATGAGAGCATGTTAGCGCAGCTCTTATCCAGGCTGAGCGGTGTGAATGGGATGAAATTATCTTCCTCGCTTTTCCAGGGCCCAGACTCAAACGACCATGACTACGCGTTACCCAAGAAGCGGGTgaaagtggaggagaaagagacatcTGGTGGCGTGTGTCTGCACGTGGACAAGAACCATGTCTCGGTGGAGTTTTGCACCAAGTGTGCAAAGAGTGCAAGCACGTCTCTCAAAAT TTTCTTCTAG
- the si:dkey-93l1.9 gene encoding ninjurin-1 isoform X1 → MNGEDVALNKVGDVELQASNRKEHRAINLNHYATKKSAAQSMLDVALLMANASQLKTVLYVGSQYRFYIPLIVLLSLSITLQVIVGLLLVFIAVKYDLNDVRKHAKLNRMNNVATVFVFFTVLINIFITALGFEGLTMRSAASPVIGLPDIQIPSVPIDLNSTGQI, encoded by the exons atgaACGGAGAGGACGTAGCCCTGAATAAAGTGGGGGACGTAGAA TTGCAGGCCTCCAATAGAAAAGAGCATCGCGCCATCAACCTCAATCACTATGCCACTAAGAAGAGCGCCGCGCAGAGCATGCTGGACGTGGCCCTGCTCATGGCCAATGCATCCCAGCTGAAGACCGTCCTCTACGTGGGGTCCCAGTACCGGTTCTACATACCCCTCATCGTCCTACTGTCCCTGTCCATCACGTTGCAGGTCATAGTGGGACTGCTGCTCGTCTTCATTG CAGTGAAGTATGACCTGAACGATGTGAGGAAGCACGCCAAGCTGAACAGGATGAACAACGTAGCCACGGTCTTCGTCTTCTTCACAGTCCTCATCAACATCTTCATTACTGCACTTGGATTCGAGGGACTCACCATGAG GTCAGCAGCATCGCCTGTGATAGGATTACCAGATATTCAAATACCCTCCGTTCCTATTGACCTTAATTCAACTGGTCAAATTTAG
- the mrpl49 gene encoding mitochondrial ribosomal protein L49: MATYFALHSSVLHRALRGVFNLPTRTSGGPLAAVGLRSVSDAATEQQKPVILESTEEYKFVERLIPPTRVPTPPRHAGPAPSGWVPPADSPPSLPYMIRRSRMHNIPVYTDITHGNRKMTLVRKVEGDIWALEKDVKELLKELTGKEPPTQVNEVTMTLRVKGYFDAELKDWLISKGF, translated from the coding sequence ATGGCCACCTACTTCGCCCTCCATTCCTCGGTGCTCCACAGGGCGCTGCGGGGGGTTTTTAACCTGCCCACCAGGACGTCCGGCGGTCCTCTCGCTGCCGTCGGTCTCAGGTCTGTTTCTGACGCCGCTACAGAACAACAGAAGCCGGTGATACTAGAGTCCACGGAGGAATACAAGTTCGTAGAGCGGCTCATCCCGCCGACACGGGTCCCCACTCCGCCTCGCCACGCCGGTCCCGCTCCGTCCGGCTGGGTCCCTCCCGCTGATTCCCCACCGTCTCTGCCGTACATGATCCGCCGGTCCCGCATGCACAACATCCCGGTGTACACCGACATCACGCACGGCAACCGCAAGATGACGCTGGTGCGTAAAGTGGAGGGAGACATCTGGGCGCTGGAGAAGGACGTGAAGGAGCTCCTGAAGGAGTTGACGGGGAAGGAGCCGCCCACGCAAGTCAACGAGGTCACCATGACCCTGAGGGTCAAAGGTTACTTCGATGCGGAGCTGAAGGACTGGTTGATCAGCAAAGGATTCTGA
- the si:dkey-93l1.9 gene encoding ninjurin-1 isoform X2 — MNGEDVALNKVGDVELQASNRKEHRAINLNHYATKKSAAQSMLDVALLMANASQLKTVLYVGSQYRFYIPLIVLLSLSITLQVIVGLLLVFIVKYDLNDVRKHAKLNRMNNVATVFVFFTVLINIFITALGFEGLTMRSAASPVIGLPDIQIPSVPIDLNSTGQI, encoded by the exons atgaACGGAGAGGACGTAGCCCTGAATAAAGTGGGGGACGTAGAA TTGCAGGCCTCCAATAGAAAAGAGCATCGCGCCATCAACCTCAATCACTATGCCACTAAGAAGAGCGCCGCGCAGAGCATGCTGGACGTGGCCCTGCTCATGGCCAATGCATCCCAGCTGAAGACCGTCCTCTACGTGGGGTCCCAGTACCGGTTCTACATACCCCTCATCGTCCTACTGTCCCTGTCCATCACGTTGCAGGTCATAGTGGGACTGCTGCTCGTCTTCATTG TGAAGTATGACCTGAACGATGTGAGGAAGCACGCCAAGCTGAACAGGATGAACAACGTAGCCACGGTCTTCGTCTTCTTCACAGTCCTCATCAACATCTTCATTACTGCACTTGGATTCGAGGGACTCACCATGAG GTCAGCAGCATCGCCTGTGATAGGATTACCAGATATTCAAATACCCTCCGTTCCTATTGACCTTAATTCAACTGGTCAAATTTAG
- the haus7 gene encoding HAUS augmin-like complex subunit 7, producing MAQTEKHDARRVYAALQAAFCPLVDGLYLQEADSMLQLLCTPSQHRTDILAWICSSINPSFAESKAKSVGTKDPDVLNKEMAKLGQELMLCTADDLDLIRGDASPHRQLQFLDQLLTLVPGCKKSAGHRPNGEVLLNELFTAENLPHLTGMLNPTLNPWPAHIKAFGKGTTSSHRPIREEAADVANELQRTQLELEKLRSECEFLNSEMQASAGLSPSSLRVAACDLQQLIATYSRVYETDLSSYCNREPPSFSEDAEVFQRVHQLLLACNTELDMLKEVSETSASIHEKAKQLQTQPRHWSRGQKHRLLDKSIEMTGTG from the exons ATGGcgcaaacagaaaaacatgatgCTCGCCGTGTTTATGCTGCATTGcag GCTGCGTTTTGTCCCTTGGTGGACGGTCTGTATCTGCAGGAAGCAGACAgcatgctgcagctgctgtgtaCGCCCTCTCAGCACCGCACTGACATACTGGCATGGATCTGCAGCAG CATCAACCCAAGCTTTGCCGAGTCCAAAGCCAAGTCTGTTGGAACTAAAGACCCAGATGTTTTGAATAAAG AAATGGCTAAGCTTGGGCAGGAGCTAATGCTGTGCACAGCGGATGACCTGGACCTGATCAGG ggtgATGCAAGTCCCCACCGACAGCTACAGTTCCTGGACCAGCTTTTAACCCTTGTCCCAGGCTGCAAGAAGTCTGCTGGGCACAGACCCAACGGAGAAGTGCTCCTGAATGAGCTCTTCACTGCTGAAAATCTGCCTCATCTCACAGGAATGCTCAATCCCACACTTAACCCCTGGCCTGCACACATCAA GGCTTTCGGCAAAGGCACCACGTCATCCCATAGGCCAATTAGAGAAGAAGCTGCCGACGTTGCTAATGAACTACAGCGGACCCAGTTAGAACTGGAGAAGCTGCGGTCAGAG TGTGAATTCCTGAACAGTGAAATGCAGGCTTCTGCTGGCCTGTCTCCGAGCTCGCTGCGTGTGGCGGCGTGCGACCTCCAGCAGCTGATAGCCACCTACAGCCGCGTGTACGAGACAGACTTGAGCTCTTACTGCAACAGGGAACCCCCCAGCTTCAGCGAGGACGCCGAAGTCTTCCAGAGGGTGCACCAGCTACTGCTGGCCTGCAATACg GAGCTGGACATGCTGAAGGAGGTGTCGGAAACGTCTGCGTCCATACATGAAAAAGCAAAGCAGCTGCAAACGCAACCTCGCCACTGGAGTCGAGGGCAGAAGCACAGACTAC TGGATAAGTCGATTGAAATGACTGGAACGGGTTGA
- the crebzf gene encoding CREB/ATF bZIP transcription factor isoform X2: protein MITRRRGRTINNTHLQEVEVLDAVETVESLSSPSDGFPADDIDATGIELDDLFGIEDFKWSLERDGSSPLFDMELADLDLRATKDPDSGLEASTASSPERMTSGSNSKSKQSQSRHVINKNAIAARMNRLKKKEYVDNLEKKVGTLSTENNVLKQENSQLTKRVEELEDETRYLRAVLANESMLAQLLSRLSGVNGMKLSSSLFQGPDSNDHDYALPKKRVKVEEKETSGGVCLHVDKNHVSVEFCTKCAKSASTSLKM from the coding sequence ATGATCACCAGAAGAAGAGGCCGCACtatcaacaacacacacctgcaggaGGTTGAAGTGCTAGATGCAGTGGAAACCGTGGAGAGCCTCTCGAGTCCATCTGATGGGTTCCCAGCTGACGACATTGATGCCACTGGAATAGAGCTCGATGACCTGTTTGGGATCGAAGACTTCAAATGGTCACTAGAAAGAGATGGTTCGTCGCCGCTCTTCGATATGGAATTGGCCGACCTTGATCTGCGCGCCACCAAAGACCCCGACTCCGGACTGGAAGCATCAACGGCCTCATCACCGGAGAGAATGACGTCTGGCTCGAATTCAAAGAGCAAGCAAAGCCAGTCACGCCACGTGATCAACAAAAACGCCATTGCTGCCAGAATGAATCGTCTCAAGAAGAAAGAATACGTCGACAACCTGGAGAAGAAAGTTGGCACCCTCTCTACAGAAAATAATGTGCTCAAACAAGAAAATTCTCAGCTGACCAAGAGAGTGGAAGAGTTGGAAGATGAGACCAGGTACCTGAGGGCTGTGCTGGCCAATGAGAGCATGTTAGCGCAGCTCTTATCCAGGCTGAGCGGTGTGAATGGGATGAAATTATCTTCCTCGCTTTTCCAGGGCCCAGACTCAAACGACCATGACTACGCGTTACCCAAGAAGCGGGTgaaagtggaggagaaagagacatcTGGTGGCGTGTGTCTGCACGTGGACAAGAACCATGTCTCGGTGGAGTTTTGCACCAAGTGTGCAAAGAGTGCAAGCACGTCTCTCAAAATGTAG